A single window of Phyllostomus discolor isolate MPI-MPIP mPhyDis1 chromosome 13, mPhyDis1.pri.v3, whole genome shotgun sequence DNA harbors:
- the THAP7 gene encoding THAP domain-containing protein 7 isoform X2, with amino-acid sequence MPRHCSAAGCCTRDTRETRNRGISFHSGYHRLKEGAVPTIFESFSKLRRTAKTKGHSYPPGPPDVSRLRRCRKRCSEGRGPTTPFSPPPPAEVTCFPVEEVSAPAALPASPTGRLEPGLSSPFSDLLGPLGAQADEAGCSTQPSPEREPERQQSPLEPRPVSPSAYMLRLPPPAGAYIQNEHSYQVGSALLWKRRAEAALDALDKAQRQLQACKRREQRLRLRLTKLQQERAREERAREKRAQADARQTLKEHVQDFAMQLSSSMT; translated from the exons TGGCTATCACAGGCTGAAGGAGGGTGCAGTTCCCACAATATTTGAGTCTTTCTCCAAGTTGCGCCGGACAGCCAAGACCAAGGGGCACAGTTACCCACCTGGTCCTCCCGACGTCAGCCGGCTCCGGCGATGCAGGAAGCG TTGCTCTGAGGGCCGAGGGCCCACAACTCCTTtttctccacctccacctgctgaggTCACCTGCTTTCCTGTGGAAGAGGTCTCGGCACCTGCTGCTttgcctgcttcccccactggGAGGCTGGAGCCTGGCCTCAGCAGCCCCTTCTCAGACCTCCTGGGGCCCCTGGGTGCCCAAGCGGATGAAGCGGGCTGCAGCACCCAGCCCTCACCAGAGCGGGAGCCAGAACGCCAGCAATCCCCTCTTGAGCCTCGGCCTGTCTCACCCTCAGCCTACATGCTgcgcctcccaccccctgctggagCCTACATCCAGAATGAGCACAGCTACCAGGTGGGCAGTGCCCTGCTCTGGAAGCGGCGGGCTGAGGCTGCACTTGATGCCCTGGACAAGGCTCAGCGCCAGTTGCAGGCCTGCAAACGGCGGGAGCAGCGGCTGCGGCTGAGGCTAACCAAGCTACAGCAGGAGCGAGCACGGGAGGAGCGGGCACGGGAGAAGCGGGCTCAGGCAGATGCCCGCCAGACTCTGAAGGAGCACGTGCAGGACTTCGCCATGCAGCTGAGCAGCAGCATGACCTGA